The following coding sequences lie in one Sphingobium sp. KCTC 72723 genomic window:
- a CDS encoding branched-chain amino acid aminotransferase, translated as MDVEQTSRFTVNRSQKALSADERAVLLEDPGFGRLFTDHMVTIRYTEGQGWHSHAVGPREAFQIDPACAVLHYAQEIFEGMKAYRLEDGSIAMFRPEENARRFAQSAERMAMPALPEDVFLEAVEQLVKIDADWIPTGEGSLYLRPFLFASETFLGVRPSNEYIFCVIASPAGAYFKGGKKAVTLWVSEHYTRAARGGTGAAKCGGNYAASLVAQKEAIGHGCDQVVFLDAAENKWVEELGGMNVFFVMDDGSIVTPPLTGTILPGITRNSIIALARAQGHEVREEPYSFAQWRADAASGTLREAFACGTAAVVTAIGTVKSSGGDFTIGNGDGGLVTEKLRGELTGIQRGTVADPAGWVRVL; from the coding sequence ATGGACGTCGAGCAGACATCGCGTTTTACCGTCAATCGCAGCCAGAAGGCGCTATCGGCGGACGAGCGCGCGGTACTGCTGGAGGATCCCGGTTTCGGACGCCTGTTCACTGACCATATGGTGACGATTCGCTATACCGAGGGGCAGGGGTGGCACAGCCATGCGGTCGGCCCGCGCGAAGCGTTTCAGATCGACCCGGCCTGCGCCGTGCTGCATTATGCGCAGGAAATCTTTGAAGGGATGAAGGCATATCGGCTGGAAGATGGCAGCATCGCCATGTTCCGCCCCGAAGAAAATGCCCGCCGCTTCGCCCAGTCGGCCGAACGCATGGCGATGCCCGCGCTGCCGGAGGACGTGTTTCTGGAAGCGGTCGAACAACTGGTGAAGATCGACGCGGACTGGATTCCGACCGGGGAGGGCAGCCTCTATCTGCGCCCCTTCCTGTTCGCCAGCGAGACGTTTCTGGGCGTGCGCCCATCCAACGAATATATCTTCTGCGTCATTGCTTCGCCCGCCGGTGCCTATTTCAAGGGCGGCAAGAAGGCCGTAACCCTGTGGGTTTCGGAACATTATACCCGCGCCGCGCGCGGTGGCACGGGCGCGGCCAAATGCGGTGGCAATTATGCCGCCAGCCTTGTCGCGCAAAAGGAAGCGATCGGCCATGGCTGCGATCAGGTCGTGTTTCTCGATGCTGCCGAAAATAAGTGGGTCGAGGAATTGGGCGGCATGAACGTCTTTTTCGTGATGGACGACGGGTCGATCGTCACGCCCCCGCTCACCGGCACGATCCTGCCCGGTATCACCCGCAATTCGATTATCGCCCTTGCCCGCGCGCAGGGGCATGAGGTGCGCGAAGAACCCTACAGCTTTGCCCAATGGCGCGCCGACGCGGCCAGCGGCACGCTGCGCGAGGCATTCGCCTGCGGCACGGCGGCGGTCGTTACCGCGATCGGCACGGTCAAGAGCAGCGGTGGCGATTTCACCATTG